The genomic stretch AGCCCTCTCCCCCGCCGGCCAGCACCACCGCCGCTACCTGGTGTGCGGCGTTGGCCACCACCTGGGCCTGGACGTGCACGACTGCGCCCAGTCCAGCCATGATGACTACCAGGGTGCACGCATGGCGCCGGGCATGGTCCTCGCCGTAGAGCCGGGCCTGTACTTCCACGAGCACGACCTCACCCTGCCGCCGGAACTGCGCGGGATTGGCTTCCGGCTCGAGGACAACGTGCTCATCACCGACACCGGTTCCGAGGTCATCTCCGACGCACTGCCCATCACTGCCACGGGCATCGAGGAATGGGTGGCCAAGGTCCAGCGCAGCTGACCCAGCCCCAACCATCAACAACCAGCCGCCCGCTGATTGACAACGCAGTTGTTGGACCGATTCCACTGGTTTTGGTCCAACAACTACGTTGCCGATCGCGGAACAGGGTGGGTGGGACTAGGCGCCGGCTCCGGACTCGGCCGCGAATTGCAGGAAACGCTCGGCCACATCGGGGCCGCCTAGTGGTTCGCGGGTGATGACCATGACGGTGTCGTCGCCCGCGATGGTGCCAAGGATGGCCGGCATGACCGAATGGTCGATGGCCAGGGCGAGGAAGTTCGCCGCACCCGGCGGGGTGCGCAGCACGGCAATGTTGGCTGAGCCCTCCGCCGTGACGAGCAGTTCCCCGCACAGCCGGACGAGCCGCGTGTCCAGCAGTTCCTGCGACGATGCGGCGTGGACGCTGCGGTCCCCGCCCTCGCGCGGCAGCGCGTAAATCAGCCCGCCGTCCTTGCCGCGCACCCTCACGGCCCGCAGTTCCACGAGGTCGCGGGAGAGGGTGGCCTGCCCCACGACCAGGCCCTCGTCGGCCAGCAGCGACGCCAGCTCTGCCTGCGACCGCACTGCCCGGCTGGTCAGCAGTGCCTGGACGCGGGCCTGCCGGGCCGTCTTGGTGGCCGGCATGCCGGCGGGAACCTGGGGCTTGGACATGGCTAGGCCCCGGCCTGTCGGCCGGCAGCTGTCTTTTCCACGAGCCACACCATGAGCGCCTTCTGGGCGTGCAGGCGGTTCTCCGCCTCATCCCAAACGACTGACTGCGGGCCGTCGATGACGGAAGCGGAAATCTCGTAGCCACGGTAGGCGGGCAGGCAGTGGAGCACAATGGCATCGGGGGCCGCCTGGGCGAGGGCGGCGTCGTCGAGCGCGTATTCAGTGAAGAGCTCCAGGCGCTGCGCCTTTTCCTCCTCCTGGCCCATGGACACCCAGGTGTCGGTGACCAGCACATCCGCCCCGGCCACGGCCTCGGCGACGTCGGTGGTGATAAGCACGGAGCCACCGGTCTGGGCGGCGCGCTCCTGTGCTGCCTGCACGACGGCGTCCGCCGGCAGGTAGCCCTCGGGGCCCGTGATGCGCACGTGCATGCCGGCCGTGACCCCGGCGAGCAGGTAGGAGTTGGCCATGTTGTTGGCGCTGTCCCCCATGTAGGTCATGACGAGCCCGGCGAGTTCGCCCTTGTGCTCCTTGATGGTGAGCAGGTCCGCGAGCAACTGGCACGGGTGGTAGTCGTCGGAGAGGGCGTTGATGACGGGCACCTTGGAGTTGGCGGCCATCTCCTCCAGCCCGGCCTGGCTGTAGGTGCGCCAGACGATGGTGGAGACCATGCGCTCGAGCACCTTTGCGGTGTCGGAGACGGATTCCTTGTGGCCGATCTGGGCCTCGCCCGGGTTGATGATCAGCGGGTTGCCGCCCAGTGCCGCCACGCCGGCCGAGAAGGAGACGCGGGTGCGTGTGGAGGTCTTGTCAAAAATCACCGCAACGGTCTGCTGGCCGGTGGTGGTTCCGTCAGCGTTGGGCGTTCCGGCGAAGGTGCCCTTGGAGTAGGGGGCCTTTTTCAGTTCGGCGGCAAGTTCCAGGACTTCTGCCTGCTCTGCCGGGCTGAGGTCGGTGTCGACGAGAAAGTGGCGTGTCATCAGGAGCTCTTTTCCGTGGTGGTTTCGGTTGCGGCCGTGGCGGCGGCGTGGTGCGCGGCGGTGGCCGTGGCGATCAGGGCAGGCAGTGCGTCGAGGAAGGATCGCGCCTGCTCAGCCGTGAGGTTCAGCGGCGGGGCCAGGCGGATCGTGTTGGGTCGCGGGGCGTTGATGATGAAGCCGGCGTCGAGGGCGGCGGCAACCACCCCGGCGGCAATGTCCTCGGCGAGGTCAAATCCGACCAGGAGGCCGAACGCGCGGACGTCGGTCACGCCGTCGACCTTGCCCAGGCCCTCCGCGAAGATGGTGCTGACGGTGCGGACGTTTTCCAGCACGTTCTGGGATTCCAGGACATGCAGGGTGGCCAGCGCCGCGGCGGTGGCGACGGGGTTGCCGCCGAACGTGGTGCCGTGCTGCCCCGCGCTGAGCACGGTGGAGGGGCCCTCGCCAAAGGTGATGATGGCTCCGATGGGGAAGCCGCCGCCCAGGCCCTTGGCCAGGGTCATGGCGTCGGGCGTGATGCCGGATTCGATGCCGGCGAACCAGCTGCCGGTGCGGCCGATGCCTGTTTGGACCTCGTCCATGATGAGCAGGGCGCCGTGTTCGCGGGTCAGTTCGCGGGCGGCCTGCAGGTATTCGGCGGAAAGCGGGCGGACGCCTGCCTCGCCCTGGATCGGCTCGATCACCAGCGCGGCGACGGAGCTGTCCATGGCGTCGCGGAGTGCGTTGATGTCGTTGAAGGCGATGTGGCGTACGCCTGCGGGCATGGGCTCGAACGGCTCGCGGTAGGCGGCCTTGGCGGTCATGGCCAGGGCGCCCATGGTGCGGCCGTGGAAGCCGCCTTCCAGGGCGAGGATGGTAGGGCGTTCCTTGCCGCCGTGGCCGCGGGCCAGCTTGAACGCGGCCTCGTTGGCCTCGGTGCCTGAGTTTGCGAAGAACACCTTGGACCCGGCGGGCGCCTGGCTCAGTTCCAGCAGTTTCTCCGCGAGGGCGATCTGCGTGGGGCTCGTGAAGAAGTTGGAGACGTGGCCCAGGGTTGAGAGCTGACTGGCGATGACGGAGGTGACGAAGGGGTGGGCGTGGCCCAGCGCGTTGACGGCGATCCCGCCGAGCAGGTCCAGATATTCCTTGCCGTCCGCGTCCCAGACCAGGGCGCCGGCACCGCGGACCAGAACGCGCTGTGGGCTGCCGAAGACGCCCATGAGGGAATCCTTGTAGCGGGCGAGCCACTGCTCGCCGGTCCCGGTGCCGGTGACGGCGGCGGCGTTGGCGTTGGACAGGTCGGTGGTGGACGGTGCTGCCGGGGTTCCGGCGGGGTGTTCTTCAGTCATCAGTTCTCATCCTCATCGGGGAAAATTTGGGTTCCGTTGCCCTCAAAAGTCATCAATTCCAGCAGCACCGAGTGGGCACTTCGGCCGTCGACGACGGCGGCACGGGCCACACCGCCGTCGACCGCGGCCAGGCAGGCCCCCATCTTCGGGATCATGCCCGCCTCCAGGGACGGCAGCATCTCGCGCAGGGCGCCGGCGCCGAGTTCGCTGAGCAGCGAGGACTTGTCCGGCCAGTTGGCGTAGAGGCCCTCGACGTCGGTCAGGATCACCAGGCGCGAGGCATCCAGGGCAACTGCCAGGGCGGCTGCGGCGGTGTCGGCGTTGACGTTCAGGACGGTGGAGGCGTCTCCCACCTCGGGGGCCACGGTGGAGATGACAGGGATCCGGCCGGCCTCGAGGAGGTCCAGGATGGCGCCGGGGTTCACGCCGACCACCTCACCCACCAGGCCAAGGTCAACGGGCAGCCCGTCCACAATGGTGCCGGTGCGTTCGGCCTGCAGCAGGGCGCCATCCTCACCGGAGAGCCCGACGGCGTAGGGGCCGTGTTCGTTGATCAGGCCCACGAGCTCGCGGCCCACCTGGCCCGTAAGGACCATGCGGACCACGTCCATGGCTTCGGGGGTGGTGACGCGCAGCCCGCCCTTGAACTCGCTCTTGATGTCCAGGCGCTTGAGCATGGCGTTGATCTGCGGCCCGCCGCCATGGACCACCACGGGCTTGATGCCCACGTGGTGCATGAACACGATGTCCTCGGCGAAGGCGCGTCGGAGCTCGTCGTTGATCATGGCGTTGCCGCCGTACTTGACCACCACCACGGTTCCTGCGAACTGCTGGATCCAGGGCAGCGCCTCAATCAGCGTGCCGGCCTTGTCCTGCGCGGTTTCCACCGAAGTCATCATGTTTTCCTCAAGTCCTGTTGTTAGATTGCACCGAAGCGTTTCCAACCCGCTGTGGCGCCTGGCCTGTGCACCACGGCGGTGGAGCCGGAATTTTTGTAGCCCGGCGTAAAGGAGACCCGCAGGCCGCCCGCGGCCGAGGAGTCGGATAGCCGGGTGGAAAATTCCGACTCCGGCGCCCACCGGGCGGACCGGCGTGGGCGTTACGACGAGTAGGCGCTGTTTTCTTCGACGTACGCGTGCGTCAGGTCATTCGTCCAGATCGTCGCGGACGCATCACCTGCGGCGAGGTCGATCTCGACGGTGACTTCGCGGGGTTTCAAGTCCACGAGGTCGCGGGAGTCGCCGATGCCGCCGTTGCGGCAGATCTGGACGCCGTTGATGCTCACGTTGAGCTTGTCCGGGTCGAAGACGGCGTCGGTGGTGCCGACGGAGGCAAGAACCCGGCCCCAGTTGGGGTCGTTGCCGAAGATGGCGGCCTTAAACAGGTTGGAGCGGGCCACGGAGCGGGAGACCACTTCGGCATCGCGTTCACTGTCGGCGTTCAGCGTGGTGATGGCAATGTCGTGGCTGGCGCCCTCGGCGTCGGCAATCAGGGCCCGTGCCAGCTTGGCGCACACCTCGGTGAGTCCTGCGGTGAATTCGGCCATGTCGGGGAACGCCCCGACAGCGCCGGAGGACATGAGCAGGACGGTGTCGTTGGTGGACATGCAGCCGTCGGAATCGGCCCGGTTGAAGGTGACCCGGACGGCGTCGCGCAGGGCAACGTCCAGGGCCTCGGTCTCGACGGCGGCGTCTGTGGTGATGACCACGAGCATGGTGGCCAGGCCGGGGGCGAGCATGCCTGCGCCCTTGGCCATGCCGCCGATGCTGTAACTGATGCCGTCACCGTTCGGGGCGGACGTCCAGGCCGCTTCCTTGGGGACGGTGTCCGTGGTCATGATCGCGGCGGCCGCGGCAGCACCGCCGTCGTGCGCCAGGGCGGCGGCGGCGGCCTCAACACCGGGCAGGATCTTGTCCATGGGCAGCTGCTCGCCGATCAGGCCGGTGGAGCAGACGGCGACGTCAGTGGCGGAGATGCCAAGCTCGTCGGCCACCTTTTCGGCGGTCACATGCGTGTTTTGGAAGCCCTCGGGGCCGGTGCAGGCGTTGGCGCCGCCGGAGTTCAGGACGACGGCGTCCACCCGGCCGTCGCTGAGGACCTGGCGGGACCAGTGGATGGGCGCGGCGGCCACGCGGTTGCTGGTGAAGACTGCCGCGGCGGCCTTGGACGGGCCGTCGTTGATGACGAGGGCCAGGTCCGGGTTGCCGGATGCCTTCAGGCCAGCGGTGACGCCGGCGGCCCGGAAGCCTGCGGGGGTGGTCACGCTCATGGTGCTACTCCTTGAAAGGACAGGCCTGTTGTTTCAGGCAGGCCGAGGGCGATGTTCATTGACTGGACTGCTCCGCCGGCGGTTCCCTTGGTGAGGTTGTCGATGGCGGCGCAGACGACCACGCGGTTCACGTGGGCGTCGTAGGCGATTTGCAAGGCTGCGTGGTTGGAGCCCTGGACGGACTTGGTTGAGGGCCACTGGCCTTCCGGGAGCAGGTGCACAAACGGCTCCTCGGCGTAGGCGTCCTCCCAGATCTCGCGCAGCGCCGCGCCGGGGTCTTCCATGGCGGCGAACTCCGCGGACACCTTGGCGGTGGCGGTGGTCAGGATGCCGCGGCTCATGGGGGCCAGGGTGGGGGTGAAGGAGACCCGGACATCCTTGCCGGATGCGTTGGAGAGGCCCTGCTCAATTTCCGGGGTGTGCCGGTGCAGCCCGCCCACGCCGTAGGGGCTCATGGACCCCATGACCTCGGAACCAATCAGGTTGACCTTGGCGGATTTGCCCGCCCCGGAGGTGCCGGACGCCGCCACGATCACGACGTCGTCGGGCAGCAGTGCGTTTGCCGCAAAGCCGGGCATGAGGGCCAGCAGGGAGCTGGTGGGATAGCAGCCGGGAACAGCGATCCGCTTCGCCCCGCGCAGGCGGTCGCGGTGGCCGGGCAGTTCCGGCAGGCCGTAGGGCCAGGTGCCGGCGTGCTCAGACCCGTAGAACTTCTCCCACGCGGCGGCATCTTCCAGGCGGTGGTCGGCACCTGCGTCGATCACGAGGGTTTCGGCCGGCAGCTGGGCGGCGATGGCCGCGGATGCGCCGTGCGGCAGTGCCAGGAAAACGACGTCGTGCCCGGAAAGGTTCTCAACGGTGGTGTCCACGAGCACGCGGTCGGCGTAGGCGTGCAGGTGGGGCGCCAGGGAACCCAGGCGTTCGCCCGCGTTGCTGTGGGCGGTGATGGCGCCAACGCTGACGTTCGGATGGCTGGCCAGGAGGCGCAGCACCTCTCCCCCGGCATATCCGCTGGCACCTGAGACGGCTACTGAAATTGTCATAAGTCGACTATACAGCAGAATTATTCAGTAGTACCGATATTTATGCATCAATTCGAATTTTGCCGCCCGTTTTCCGTCCTATGATGATCTTGGAGCATGCCACCATCTGTGCCAGCTAAGTGATTGGGAGTTCATCATGACCGAGCAGTGCAACGCAATTGTCGCCGCAACCAAGGGAGGCCCGGACGTCCTGCAGCTTGCGCAGGTGCCCACACCCGTTGCCGGCCCAGGCCAATTGCTGGTCAAGATTGCCGCCGTGGGCGTGAACTTCATTGAAAGCTACCAGCGCGAGGGCATCTACCCCGTGCAGTTCCCGTTCACCCCTGGGGCAGAGGCCGCCGGCACCGTCGTCGCGGTGGGCCCCGGCGTCACGGACCATGCCGTGGGCGACCGCGTTGCCACCGCCGAGGGCATCGGCTGCTACGCCGAGTACGCGATCTTCCCCGCCGACGCCGCACTCCCCGTCCCGGCCGGAGTCCCCCTCGACGTGGCCGCAGCGCTCCCCCTGCAGGGCATGACCGCGCACTACCTCATGAACTCCACCTACCACGTCGAGCCCGGCCAGACGGTGCTGCTGCATGCCGGCGCCGGCGGCGTGGGCCTGCTCCTGACCCAGATGCTCAAGGAGCGCGGGGCCCGCGTCATCACCACCGTCTCCACCGAAGAGAAGGAGGAACTCTCGCGCGTCGCCGGGGCCGACGAGGTTCTGCGCTACGAGAACTTTGCCGATCAGGTCCGCTTTCTCACGGACGGCGAGGGTGTGGATGTGGTGTACGACGGCGTTGGCAAGGAAACCTTCGACGGCTCCCTTGCGTCGCTGCGCACCAGGGGGACGCTCGTGCTCTTTGGTGGCGCATCGGGCCAGGTCCCGCCCTTTGACATCCAGCGACTGAACTCCGGCGGCTCCCTGACCTTGGTGCGCCCCAAGCTCGGCGACTACCTGCTCAACGCACAGGAACGTGTCTGGCGCTCCACCGAGGTGTTCAACGCCGCGGCGGCCGGACACCTCACCGCACGGATCGGCGCACGCTTCCCGCTGTCCGCCGCCGGCGCCGCCCACTCGGCACTCCAGGGCCGGCTCACCACTGGCAAGGTCGTGTTGGAACCGTAGCTGCCTGTGCGGGGCAGCCCGCCCTGCGCGATGCCTCTTTATCGAAGGCCCCCGGTCAGTGACCGGGGGCCTTCGATGCCTGCATTGCTCCGAAGGTTGGTCCTGCTGCCCCGAGGCCGCCGAGCCGTGCAGAATAGCGGCCCTTCAGCGAATTCCCGGGAACCCACGCCCGCAGCGATCGTCAAATGTGTGCACTGCCATGTCACATTGGCCCGCAAAGTGGACATTGGGGGCAGCGGACTGTGATCGTTGTAGGCGCCAAATGCGCGCAACAGGCCCGCATGGCTACGATCCCGCTGCCACGCCCCAGCCCGTGCAGCGGCGCCCAAGGAGCTGCCCCGATTGAAGAAGTCCCCCACCACCATGCTCGCCTGCCTCACCCTGGCGGCGGCCCTGCCGCTCACTGCCTGCGGCAACAGCACCCCCTCCGCCGGCGACGCCAACGCACCGGCGCAAGCCCAGCAGTCTGCCGAGAACACCCCCGCGGCCCAGGGCCAGGTGGCTGCCGTTGAACCTGTTGCCGGAGCAAGCAGCACCCCAACCTCCCCGGTTACCGCATCAGCCTCCGCCACTCCCACCGCCCGGCCGTCGAACGCCCCGGTGTCGGATGAAAAGTCCGTAAACTCCGCCCTTGCCGCCTACAGCGAATACCTCACAGCCTTCATTGGCATCGCCGGACGCGGCGGCACCGATGAGTCCGCGCTGGCAGGGATTGCCCCCGACCTCATCAACGGAGGGGACGCCAGCAGGACGTTCTCAGAGCTGGCGGCCAACGGCAACCACGCCATGGGGACAATGAACTACAAGCTGCTGGATGTCAGCGTGAGCACGCACCAGCCCGAAAGCGGCGGCCCCATGGTCCCGTACGGCCAGGTGGACATGCAGCTTTGCCTGGACAAGACGGAGTTCAGCATCATGACCGCCGATGGCGACACGGAAGAAGCGGACGGGCCCGAGCAGGTTCTTTACAGCTCCCAGGCAGTGTGGGAGGACGGCAAGTGGGTCATCTCCAAGGACTGGTTGGCCAACGGCACCGCCTCGGAGTGCGACGCCACCCAGTGACGGCCGCACGCCGTCGCACACGTCAAGGGTGACGGCCGCACTGGCGCAACAAGAACCGAAGGGAGGGCCCGGCATGGTGCCGGGCCCTCCCTATTTAATGCAGGCTCAGGCGGCGACGCCGTCCTTGCGGTTGCGCAGCCCCCGGCCCAAGGCGCTGGCGGCCGCGCGGACCGCCCCGGCATGGGCCGCAACGATGGGCTGGGCATCAATAAGGCGGCCGTCGGCACCGTAGGAGTCGCGGGGCAGTGTGAGCTCCACGCTGTCGGCCACCACGTCCATGCGGATGAAATCCAGCACCGAGCGCAGTTGCGCAGCGGACATTCCACCGCCGTGGCCGCCGTAGCTGATGATGAACGTGGGCTTGTCCCGCCACTCGTGGAAGAGGTAGTCAATGGCGTTCTTCAGCGACGCCGGGTAGCCGCCGTTGTACTGCGGGGTGAGGAATATGACGGCGT from Arthrobacter stackebrandtii encodes the following:
- a CDS encoding arginine repressor; this translates as MSKPQVPAGMPATKTARQARVQALLTSRAVRSQAELASLLADEGLVVGQATLSRDLVELRAVRVRGKDGGLIYALPREGGDRSVHAASSQELLDTRLVRLCGELLVTAEGSANIAVLRTPPGAANFLALAIDHSVMPAILGTIAGDDTVMVITREPLGGPDVAERFLQFAAESGAGA
- the argF gene encoding ornithine carbamoyltransferase produces the protein MTRHFLVDTDLSPAEQAEVLELAAELKKAPYSKGTFAGTPNADGTTTGQQTVAVIFDKTSTRTRVSFSAGVAALGGNPLIINPGEAQIGHKESVSDTAKVLERMVSTIVWRTYSQAGLEEMAANSKVPVINALSDDYHPCQLLADLLTIKEHKGELAGLVMTYMGDSANNMANSYLLAGVTAGMHVRITGPEGYLPADAVVQAAQERAAQTGGSVLITTDVAEAVAGADVLVTDTWVSMGQEEEKAQRLELFTEYALDDAALAQAAPDAIVLHCLPAYRGYEISASVIDGPQSVVWDEAENRLHAQKALMVWLVEKTAAGRQAGA
- a CDS encoding acetylornithine transaminase; amino-acid sequence: MTEEHPAGTPAAPSTTDLSNANAAAVTGTGTGEQWLARYKDSLMGVFGSPQRVLVRGAGALVWDADGKEYLDLLGGIAVNALGHAHPFVTSVIASQLSTLGHVSNFFTSPTQIALAEKLLELSQAPAGSKVFFANSGTEANEAAFKLARGHGGKERPTILALEGGFHGRTMGALAMTAKAAYREPFEPMPAGVRHIAFNDINALRDAMDSSVAALVIEPIQGEAGVRPLSAEYLQAARELTREHGALLIMDEVQTGIGRTGSWFAGIESGITPDAMTLAKGLGGGFPIGAIITFGEGPSTVLSAGQHGTTFGGNPVATAAALATLHVLESQNVLENVRTVSTIFAEGLGKVDGVTDVRAFGLLVGFDLAEDIAAGVVAAALDAGFIINAPRPNTIRLAPPLNLTAEQARSFLDALPALIATATAAHHAAATAATETTTEKSS
- the argB gene encoding acetylglutamate kinase, whose protein sequence is MTSVETAQDKAGTLIEALPWIQQFAGTVVVVKYGGNAMINDELRRAFAEDIVFMHHVGIKPVVVHGGGPQINAMLKRLDIKSEFKGGLRVTTPEAMDVVRMVLTGQVGRELVGLINEHGPYAVGLSGEDGALLQAERTGTIVDGLPVDLGLVGEVVGVNPGAILDLLEAGRIPVISTVAPEVGDASTVLNVNADTAAAALAVALDASRLVILTDVEGLYANWPDKSSLLSELGAGALREMLPSLEAGMIPKMGACLAAVDGGVARAAVVDGRSAHSVLLELMTFEGNGTQIFPDEDEN
- the argJ gene encoding bifunctional glutamate N-acetyltransferase/amino-acid acetyltransferase ArgJ; amino-acid sequence: MSVTTPAGFRAAGVTAGLKASGNPDLALVINDGPSKAAAAVFTSNRVAAAPIHWSRQVLSDGRVDAVVLNSGGANACTGPEGFQNTHVTAEKVADELGISATDVAVCSTGLIGEQLPMDKILPGVEAAAAALAHDGGAAAAAAIMTTDTVPKEAAWTSAPNGDGISYSIGGMAKGAGMLAPGLATMLVVITTDAAVETEALDVALRDAVRVTFNRADSDGCMSTNDTVLLMSSGAVGAFPDMAEFTAGLTEVCAKLARALIADAEGASHDIAITTLNADSERDAEVVSRSVARSNLFKAAIFGNDPNWGRVLASVGTTDAVFDPDKLNVSINGVQICRNGGIGDSRDLVDLKPREVTVEIDLAAGDASATIWTNDLTHAYVEENSAYSS
- the argC gene encoding N-acetyl-gamma-glutamyl-phosphate reductase — encoded protein: MTISVAVSGASGYAGGEVLRLLASHPNVSVGAITAHSNAGERLGSLAPHLHAYADRVLVDTTVENLSGHDVVFLALPHGASAAIAAQLPAETLVIDAGADHRLEDAAAWEKFYGSEHAGTWPYGLPELPGHRDRLRGAKRIAVPGCYPTSSLLALMPGFAANALLPDDVVIVAASGTSGAGKSAKVNLIGSEVMGSMSPYGVGGLHRHTPEIEQGLSNASGKDVRVSFTPTLAPMSRGILTTATAKVSAEFAAMEDPGAALREIWEDAYAEEPFVHLLPEGQWPSTKSVQGSNHAALQIAYDAHVNRVVVCAAIDNLTKGTAGGAVQSMNIALGLPETTGLSFQGVAP
- a CDS encoding quinone oxidoreductase family protein; its protein translation is MTEQCNAIVAATKGGPDVLQLAQVPTPVAGPGQLLVKIAAVGVNFIESYQREGIYPVQFPFTPGAEAAGTVVAVGPGVTDHAVGDRVATAEGIGCYAEYAIFPADAALPVPAGVPLDVAAALPLQGMTAHYLMNSTYHVEPGQTVLLHAGAGGVGLLLTQMLKERGARVITTVSTEEKEELSRVAGADEVLRYENFADQVRFLTDGEGVDVVYDGVGKETFDGSLASLRTRGTLVLFGGASGQVPPFDIQRLNSGGSLTLVRPKLGDYLLNAQERVWRSTEVFNAAAAGHLTARIGARFPLSAAGAAHSALQGRLTTGKVVLEP
- a CDS encoding NADPH-dependent FMN reductase, encoding MDSTTTESPLIKIIVGSVRPVRVGDQLAAALVPPIAGAAQARVDIVDLADVALPLLDEPKMPALGQYEKAHTLAWSEIVMDADAVIFLTPQYNGGYPASLKNAIDYLFHEWRDKPTFIISYGGHGGGMSAAQLRSVLDFIRMDVVADSVELTLPRDSYGADGRLIDAQPIVAAHAGAVRAAASALGRGLRNRKDGVAA